In Gloeocapsa sp. PCC 73106, one DNA window encodes the following:
- a CDS encoding nuclear transport factor 2 family protein — METKPPLPPFTLETAQEKVQTAEDAWNTRDPEKVVLAYTPDSQWRNRVEIFAGREAIKAFLSRKWQKERDYRLKKELWCFTDNRIAVRFEYEWHDDSGQWYRSYGNEMWEFAENGLMKKRYASINDLWIQESERKFLWKR, encoded by the coding sequence ATGGAAACAAAGCCCCCTTTACCTCCATTTACTTTAGAAACGGCTCAAGAAAAAGTCCAAACTGCTGAGGATGCTTGGAATACCAGAGATCCCGAAAAAGTCGTTTTAGCGTACACACCTGATTCACAATGGCGTAACCGAGTGGAAATTTTTGCCGGGCGAGAGGCTATCAAAGCTTTTTTGAGTCGTAAATGGCAAAAAGAAAGGGATTACCGCCTCAAGAAAGAGCTTTGGTGTTTTACAGACAACCGGATCGCAGTCAGATTTGAGTATGAGTGGCATGATGATTCCGGTCAATGGTATCGTTCCTATGGTAATGAAATGTGGGAATTTGCTGAAAACGGTTTAATGAAAAAGCGTTACGCAAGTATTAACGATCTGTGGATTCAAGAATCAGAGCGTAAGTTTCTCTGGAAACGGTAA
- a CDS encoding proteasome-type protease — protein sequence MTYCLGIINRFGIVMASDSRTNAGVDYISAYKKLFDFSVPGDRVIIICSSGNLSITQGVITRLQRDINNEEKENLYTFSHLYDVARYIGNKTREIQELDRPWLEKDKIDYHCNFLLGGQIKGETPQLYLIYSQGNYIQATPETPFLQIGEAKYGKPILDRTVTGETPLEALAKCAVLSIDSTMKSNISVGPPIDVIMYNTNSFQLLHKLQLRLGDPYLAKIRKLWEEHVRHAFESMPNIEWKYEVQSYQEDVLID from the coding sequence ATGACTTACTGCTTGGGAATTATTAATCGTTTTGGAATCGTGATGGCTTCAGACTCTCGTACCAATGCGGGAGTAGATTACATTTCAGCTTATAAAAAACTCTTTGATTTTTCCGTCCCGGGAGATCGAGTAATTATTATCTGTTCTTCGGGAAATCTCTCGATCACACAAGGGGTAATCACGCGTTTGCAAAGAGATATCAACAATGAAGAAAAAGAAAATCTCTATACCTTTTCCCATCTCTACGATGTTGCCCGCTATATCGGCAATAAAACTCGAGAAATACAAGAGCTGGATCGACCTTGGTTAGAAAAAGACAAAATAGATTATCACTGTAATTTCTTGCTGGGTGGACAAATCAAGGGAGAAACTCCACAACTATATCTGATATATTCTCAGGGCAATTATATTCAGGCTACCCCAGAAACCCCGTTTTTACAAATTGGTGAAGCTAAATACGGTAAGCCCATTCTAGATCGCACCGTCACAGGGGAAACACCCTTAGAAGCCCTAGCTAAATGCGCTGTCTTATCTATTGACTCTACCATGAAATCAAATATTTCTGTGGGTCCACCTATCGACGTGATTATGTATAACACAAATAGTTTCCAATTACTTCATAAGCTACAACTACGTCTGGGGGATCCTTACTTAGCTAAAATTCGTAAACTTTGGGAAGAACACGTACGCCACGCCTTTGAATCTATGCCTAATATAGAATGGAAGTATGAGGTTCAATCCTATCAGGAAGATGTTTTAATTGACTGA
- the queD gene encoding 6-carboxytetrahydropterin synthase QueD — MQTDSVWLIYKEFRFEAAHRLPHHQGKCRRLHGHSWLGKIYVKSNHLMTTGPEQGMVLDFGKIKQYLKPLLEDYLDHHYLNETTGLENPTSEAIAQWIFTQLKAKGLPGLHAVEIRETCTSGAYYQPLEENQIKSENVI, encoded by the coding sequence ATGCAAACAGACTCAGTCTGGTTAATTTACAAAGAGTTTCGCTTCGAAGCCGCCCACAGACTACCCCACCATCAGGGTAAATGCAGGCGGCTACATGGTCATAGCTGGTTGGGTAAAATCTATGTTAAAAGTAACCATCTGATGACAACGGGGCCAGAACAGGGAATGGTGCTGGATTTTGGCAAAATTAAACAGTATCTCAAACCTCTATTAGAAGATTATTTAGATCACCATTATTTAAATGAAACTACCGGGTTAGAAAATCCGACTAGTGAAGCGATCGCCCAGTGGATATTCACCCAACTAAAAGCAAAGGGACTTCCTGGATTGCACGCCGTGGAAATTCGCGAAACTTGCACCTCTGGCGCTTACTATCAACCTCTAGAAGAAAATCAAATTAAATCTGAAAACGTGATATGA